TGGAGGCGGGCGAACAGCTTGGCGTTGCCGCGGTCGGTCAATGAGGTCGGCATGAAGCCTGCGGAGGGCTCGGCGTGGCGGCCGTCGGTCTGCTGGGTGGGAAGCCTTGGAGCAGGCGCGGTTTCCGGTGGAGGGAAGCTGAGGCTCTGTTGGTGGATCTGCGCGGCGGCGGTGGCGGCGTCGAAGCGAACGGGTTCGGCGCTCATGAGCGTCCTCGGGGATGGAGCGGGCGCTGTGCGCCGGCGGACAGAGCGGACTCAATGATCGCGAGGTTGCGGCGTTCCTGGTGCGGGCGAGGCGTTCGTCCTTGGCCAGGATCTGCTGCCCCCGTAGGGGAACGCCCTGACACCTACCCTTACCCATCGCTGAGTTGGCCTGCGTGATTGCCCGGGTGTGCACAGTCCCTTCCGACGATCCGACCGTACTGCGTGAGCGCCAGGATGGGAGCTACTCGCACACCGCGAGGTCGACTCCTATCCCTGGAGCCTCACCATGACCGTCCGTACCCGCACCGCGCTGGCCACCTCACTCGTGCTCGCCATCGCGGCCGGCCCGGTCGCCGCCTCACCGGTCTTCGCTGCTTCGCCCTCCCTCACCGCTTCGGCTCCACGCCCCGACGCCAAGGCGCTGCGGGCGGCGATCGCCGGCCTGCCGGACGCTGACGCCACCGCGGCCCTCGTCCGAGTCGCCGGAACGGACGGCAGTTGGCGCGGCTCCAGTGGCGTCGCCGAGATCGGCAGCGGGCACAAGGCACTGGAACAGGGTCGCTTCCGTGCCGGTTCCACGACCAAGGTTTTCACGGCGGCTGTCGTACTCCAGCTCGCCGCCGAGCACCGGATCGACCTCGCTGCGTCCGTCCAGGACTACCTGCCGGGCCTGCTGCCCGATAGCCCCCCCATTAGCGTCCGTCAACTCCTCAACCACACCAGCGGACTTCAGGAAGCCCACGACGACAAGCCCTTCGCCGAGGCGTACGAGCACCGCTTCGGCACCGTCACCCCACGGCAGCTGGTGGCAGCCTCGGCTGCCAAGTCCCGCGAATTCGCCCCCGGCACCCAGCAGCATTACGTCGGCGTCAACTACACGCTGCTGGGTCTGCTGATCGAGACGACGACCGGTGGCTCGTACGAGCAGCAGGTCTCCCAACGCATCTTGCGTCCGCTCGGCCTGCGCCACACCTCATTCCCCGGCACCGACCCGCGCATCCACGGCCCGCACAACCACGGTTACCAAGCCGTCAAGAGCTCCGACGGGACGACCGAACTGCGCGATGTCACCCAGTGGAATGTCACGGACGTCTGGGCCACGGGCAACCTCATCTCCACGACAGCAGATCTGGAACGCTTCCTGCACGCATTGTTCCGCGGCCAAGTGGTGCCTAAGGCCCAACTGAAGGAGATGTTCACGGTCCCGCAGGGCATACCCCTGTACGGCAGTGACCAGCCCGCCATGTACAGCGCCGGCCTGACGCGCTTCACCTTGCAGGACGGCACGGTGGGCTGGGGCAAGACCGGCGGCCTCTACGGATACAACACCGCCGTACTCGGGGTCCGC
The DNA window shown above is from Streptomyces sp. NBC_01445 and carries:
- a CDS encoding serine hydrolase domain-containing protein; its protein translation is MTVRTRTALATSLVLAIAAGPVAASPVFAASPSLTASAPRPDAKALRAAIAGLPDADATAALVRVAGTDGSWRGSSGVAEIGSGHKALEQGRFRAGSTTKVFTAAVVLQLAAEHRIDLAASVQDYLPGLLPDSPPISVRQLLNHTSGLQEAHDDKPFAEAYEHRFGTVTPRQLVAASAAKSREFAPGTQQHYVGVNYTLLGLLIETTTGGSYEQQVSQRILRPLGLRHTSFPGTDPRIHGPHNHGYQAVKSSDGTTELRDVTQWNVTDVWATGNLISTTADLERFLHALFRGQVVPKAQLKEMFTVPQGIPLYGSDQPAMYSAGLTRFTLQDGTVGWGKTGGLYGYNTAVLGVRDLSRTLVYSVNSTDAKGSEMNKVVRRIISAAFTH